One Alkalicoccus halolimnae DNA segment encodes these proteins:
- a CDS encoding aldo/keto reductase, with product MDNYRVLGNTGLRVSPLCFGTMSFGGVADKVESERMFHTALDHGINFFDCADSYSKGTAEEILGGCIQGRREDLVLTTKGFNPTGEAANDRGLSRKHLIRALDQSLDRLKTDYIDIYFLHNWDSATPIEETLETLDYLKRQGKILHTGVSNWAAWQISKSLGISAQKNLASFDVIQPMYNLVKRQAEVELFPMAEAENLGVISYSPLGGGLLTGKYEDEKQTGRLKEQELYTKRYRDAEYFDIARSFSAFAKEREWHPATLAVAWAAKHSAVTAPIIGARNVNQLQPSLDAMSFSLTDEDYHAVRKLSIEPPIATDRSEVQG from the coding sequence ATGGACAATTATCGTGTGCTCGGTAATACCGGACTGCGGGTGTCCCCGCTCTGTTTCGGGACGATGTCATTTGGCGGCGTCGCCGACAAAGTGGAATCAGAACGCATGTTTCATACAGCACTGGACCATGGGATTAATTTTTTTGACTGTGCCGACTCCTACTCTAAAGGAACGGCAGAAGAAATTCTTGGAGGATGTATCCAGGGGAGACGGGAAGATCTCGTTTTAACAACAAAAGGATTCAACCCGACAGGAGAAGCCGCTAACGACCGCGGATTATCCCGAAAACATCTGATTCGTGCACTGGATCAGAGTCTGGATCGTTTAAAGACGGATTATATCGATATTTACTTTCTTCACAATTGGGACAGTGCCACGCCCATCGAAGAAACGCTGGAAACGCTGGATTATTTAAAGCGTCAGGGGAAAATCCTCCATACCGGTGTCAGCAACTGGGCCGCCTGGCAGATCAGCAAATCTCTTGGCATCTCCGCTCAAAAAAACCTCGCTTCATTTGACGTCATTCAGCCGATGTACAATTTAGTGAAAAGGCAGGCGGAAGTAGAGCTGTTTCCGATGGCAGAAGCAGAAAACCTCGGTGTGATCAGCTACAGCCCGCTCGGCGGAGGACTTTTAACGGGGAAATATGAGGATGAAAAACAGACCGGCCGTTTGAAAGAGCAGGAACTGTATACGAAACGATACCGGGATGCGGAGTACTTTGATATTGCACGCTCTTTTTCCGCTTTTGCAAAGGAGAGAGAATGGCATCCGGCAACGCTCGCTGTGGCGTGGGCAGCAAAGCATTCTGCTGTGACAGCACCGATTATCGGAGCGAGAAATGTCAACCAGCTTCAGCCGAGTCTCGACGCTATGTCGTTCTCATTAACAGATGAGGACTATCACGCAGTGCGGAAGCTTTCTATCGAACCGCCTATCGCCACGGATCGATCCGAGGTGCAGGGGTAA
- the uidA gene encoding beta-glucuronidase — translation MLYPIENETRELKCLDGLWQFSFDHSSIGEKEEWYSKKIPKSIDMAVPSSINELLIDPEEESYIGDMWYQKEVFISKDWELEQVHLRIGAAAYHSKVWINNNDVFEHHSGFLPLDCNISNFIKPGRWNTITIKLNNELSWQTLPPGTISETDNKKHLKTQHDFYHYTGLHRSVYLYTTPNTFIEEVSLNTDLDEGKGWIDLTLSPSGVKTADSVKWEIQLKDKEGKVVLERKFPENSVQFHLDNPRLWSPADPYLYELEVWLSSSDSRDKYSLPVGIRSIEIKSGELYLNGEKMYLKGFGKHEDMDIKGKAFDDALALKDFALMKWSGANSFRTSHYPYAEEWLQMADREGFLIIDEIGAVGMLGQSVPAIGELDGVFQEDKINDLSQKNHMKEMEMLIRRDRNHPSVVMWCVANEASTMEEKAGAYFEPIINKVRELDSRPVMNVNLMLIEPEKCQVSKMVDVIGLNAYFGWYSSAGDLNIGKKELIEWLDRWKKAFDKPLMITEFGVDTVQGLHKLPATMFSEEFQADFLKMYTEVFDTRREIIGEHVWNFADFMTGQGIVRVDGNKKGIFTRQRQPKMAAYKLKDRWRERED, via the coding sequence ATGTTATATCCAATTGAAAATGAAACGAGAGAACTAAAATGTCTGGACGGTTTATGGCAGTTCAGCTTCGATCATTCTTCTATAGGTGAAAAAGAGGAATGGTACAGTAAAAAGATTCCAAAAAGTATTGATATGGCAGTGCCGAGCAGCATAAATGAACTGTTGATTGACCCTGAAGAAGAGAGTTACATCGGGGATATGTGGTATCAAAAAGAAGTATTTATTTCTAAAGACTGGGAATTGGAACAGGTGCATTTAAGAATTGGCGCAGCCGCCTATCACAGTAAAGTTTGGATAAATAATAACGATGTTTTTGAACACCACTCCGGCTTTCTTCCTTTAGACTGCAATATTAGTAATTTTATAAAACCAGGTCGTTGGAACACCATCACTATTAAATTAAATAATGAGCTTTCATGGCAGACTCTGCCGCCGGGGACCATTTCAGAAACTGATAATAAAAAGCACCTTAAAACACAGCACGATTTTTATCATTATACCGGCCTCCATCGCAGCGTGTATCTTTATACTACTCCAAACACTTTTATTGAAGAAGTTTCACTTAATACGGATTTAGATGAAGGAAAGGGATGGATAGATTTAACATTATCACCATCCGGGGTCAAAACCGCTGATTCTGTGAAGTGGGAAATTCAATTGAAAGACAAAGAAGGAAAAGTAGTATTAGAACGGAAATTTCCTGAAAATTCTGTGCAGTTCCATTTGGATAATCCACGATTATGGTCGCCTGCAGATCCTTATTTATACGAGCTTGAAGTCTGGTTAAGCAGTTCTGACAGCCGGGATAAATATTCGCTGCCGGTAGGAATTAGATCTATAGAAATAAAATCAGGGGAACTATATTTAAATGGAGAGAAAATGTATTTAAAAGGTTTTGGCAAGCATGAAGATATGGATATAAAAGGTAAAGCTTTTGATGATGCCTTGGCGTTAAAAGACTTTGCTTTAATGAAATGGAGCGGAGCCAACTCTTTTCGTACTTCCCATTATCCCTACGCTGAAGAATGGCTGCAGATGGCCGACAGAGAGGGATTTCTCATTATTGATGAAATTGGAGCAGTAGGAATGCTCGGTCAGTCAGTACCTGCCATTGGAGAATTGGATGGGGTATTTCAGGAAGATAAAATAAATGATTTATCCCAAAAAAACCATATGAAAGAGATGGAAATGTTAATAAGAAGGGATCGAAACCACCCTTCAGTTGTGATGTGGTGTGTTGCTAATGAGGCTTCAACTATGGAAGAAAAAGCGGGTGCGTATTTTGAACCGATTATTAATAAGGTTCGGGAGCTTGATTCCAGACCTGTCATGAACGTGAACCTGATGTTGATTGAACCTGAGAAATGCCAGGTAAGCAAGATGGTGGATGTTATTGGACTGAACGCTTATTTCGGCTGGTACTCCAGTGCAGGCGACCTTAATATTGGAAAAAAAGAATTAATAGAATGGCTGGATCGTTGGAAAAAAGCGTTTGATAAACCTTTAATGATTACCGAGTTCGGAGTAGATACTGTACAGGGTCTTCATAAACTTCCCGCCACTATGTTCTCAGAAGAATTCCAAGCGGATTTTTTGAAAATGTATACAGAAGTATTTGACACGAGACGGGAAATTATCGGGGAACATGTTTGGAACTTTGCCGATTTTATGACAGGTCAGGGAATCGTGAGAGTAGATGGTAATAAAAAAGGAATATTTACCCGGCAAAGGCAGCCTAAAATGGCAGCATACAAGCTTAAAGACAGGTGGAGGGAAAGGGAGGACTGA
- a CDS encoding quinone oxidoreductase family protein has translation MRAAVVPSFGPAEVLKIQQMEAPQPGRGAVTVRVKMAGLNFADVKTRAGKHGKKTPPFVTGIDCMGVVEETGPGVDHVQSGQRVIAFPLQGAHAEVVYVPGTLVFPIPDNISDEAAAACPIVSFTTYFLLHEVTRFQQGESILIHSAAGGVGLTAVQMAAAGGAELILGTSGSPEKHQAVYQAGAHYVLPRNDFHKDVLEHTNGRGVDVVIDGVGGATSEESLQCTAGYGRMAIFGNLSGSAANISSPDLVASCRSVLGFSFGTTRVQQPHRAKAAADFVIPMIAEKKLTFPIHAIKPLDAIPEAHEEMESGKIVGKILIDMER, from the coding sequence ATGAGAGCAGCTGTAGTTCCTTCCTTTGGACCGGCGGAAGTTCTAAAGATTCAGCAGATGGAAGCACCACAGCCCGGAAGAGGAGCGGTGACGGTCCGCGTAAAAATGGCGGGACTGAACTTTGCCGATGTGAAAACCCGGGCAGGCAAGCACGGAAAGAAAACCCCTCCTTTCGTTACAGGAATTGACTGTATGGGGGTAGTAGAAGAAACAGGCCCCGGAGTGGATCACGTGCAGTCCGGGCAGCGGGTCATTGCATTTCCGCTTCAAGGGGCCCATGCGGAAGTGGTTTATGTACCCGGAACGCTCGTTTTTCCGATCCCCGACAACATTTCCGATGAAGCGGCGGCTGCCTGCCCCATCGTTTCTTTCACCACCTACTTTCTCCTTCATGAAGTAACAAGGTTTCAACAGGGGGAGTCCATTCTTATTCATTCTGCAGCAGGAGGAGTGGGCTTAACGGCTGTACAGATGGCTGCCGCAGGCGGTGCCGAGCTCATTTTGGGTACCAGTGGAAGCCCGGAAAAGCACCAGGCTGTCTATCAGGCAGGAGCTCATTACGTGCTCCCGAGAAACGATTTTCATAAAGATGTTTTGGAACATACAAACGGCAGAGGCGTGGACGTAGTGATTGACGGAGTAGGAGGAGCTACGAGTGAAGAAAGCCTCCAGTGCACAGCCGGTTACGGCAGAATGGCGATTTTCGGCAATCTCAGCGGTTCCGCAGCGAACATTTCCTCTCCCGATCTCGTTGCCTCCTGCCGCTCTGTCTTAGGTTTCAGCTTCGGTACGACACGGGTGCAGCAGCCGCATCGAGCGAAAGCGGCTGCTGACTTTGTTATACCGATGATTGCAGAGAAAAAACTGACTTTCCCTATTCATGCTATCAAGCCGCTGGACGCAATCCCGGAGGCTCACGAAGAAATGGAAAGTGGAAAAATCGTTGGAAAAATACTGATAGATATGGAAAGGTGA
- a CDS encoding DJ-1/PfpI family protein translates to MIKAAFVLYDGVTMLDFVGMYDPITRLKSMGFKEDLTWDICGFTEHAADTNGLTVQVDKVRPSLAEYDLILIPGGFSTRTLQSDPAFKDWLQTMNAKALIASVCSGSLLLGGAGYLTDRKATTHPNARTQLKVYCNTSAERVVDEGQIVTARGVSSSIDLGLYLCRRFAGEKAAEAIKIQMDYEGDLL, encoded by the coding sequence ATCATAAAAGCAGCCTTTGTTTTATATGACGGCGTGACGATGCTCGACTTTGTCGGTATGTATGACCCCATCACGCGTCTGAAATCGATGGGATTTAAAGAAGATCTGACCTGGGATATCTGCGGCTTTACAGAACATGCTGCGGATACAAATGGATTGACCGTTCAGGTGGATAAAGTACGGCCTTCTTTAGCTGAATATGACCTGATTCTGATCCCGGGCGGATTTTCCACCCGGACGCTGCAGTCGGACCCTGCTTTTAAAGACTGGCTGCAGACGATGAATGCAAAAGCGCTTATCGCTTCTGTCTGTTCGGGGTCCCTTCTTCTCGGAGGAGCGGGTTATTTGACTGATCGAAAAGCGACCACCCATCCGAATGCGAGGACACAGCTGAAAGTTTACTGCAATACTTCCGCGGAGAGAGTCGTAGATGAAGGTCAAATTGTCACGGCGCGCGGGGTCAGCTCTTCGATTGACCTGGGATTGTATCTATGCCGGCGTTTTGCAGGAGAAAAAGCCGCGGAGGCGATAAAAATACAGATGGATTATGAAGGTGATCTGCTATGA
- a CDS encoding N-acyl homoserine lactonase family protein — MGEKPIIFPLHVGTFKKMEMSNLMYQTEPGRKVRTPAISWLIKTTDQNILVDTGCPTEEWASYYHHPIERPDSQTLESQLQHHELRLEDIDTVINTHLHWDHVHGNDLFPEAVFYVQEEELKAAVVPLPTQRKYYEAGSPGVYPPWMSSFGQMRCIQGDYELTPDIHLIHLPGHTPGLQGVLVDTSNGRYLIAGDTIGVYENWSGNKEMPHVPQGIHWNLEDYFRTFKKMERLEAEVLPAHDFRVLEHASFGGDGS; from the coding sequence ATGGGGGAGAAGCCGATAATTTTCCCCCTTCACGTGGGCACGTTTAAAAAGATGGAGATGTCCAATCTCATGTATCAGACAGAGCCAGGAAGAAAAGTCCGCACACCGGCGATATCCTGGCTGATCAAAACAACAGACCAGAATATCCTGGTAGATACGGGGTGTCCAACGGAAGAGTGGGCCTCTTACTACCATCATCCCATTGAAAGACCGGACTCTCAGACATTGGAGAGCCAGCTGCAGCACCACGAGCTGAGGCTGGAAGATATCGATACTGTCATTAATACACATCTTCATTGGGATCACGTACATGGAAATGACTTATTTCCTGAAGCCGTCTTTTACGTGCAGGAAGAGGAATTAAAAGCAGCCGTAGTCCCTCTGCCGACGCAAAGAAAGTACTACGAAGCAGGGTCTCCGGGAGTTTATCCGCCGTGGATGAGCAGTTTCGGACAGATGAGATGCATTCAGGGAGATTATGAACTCACTCCGGACATACATTTAATTCACCTTCCGGGACATACTCCCGGCCTGCAGGGGGTATTGGTCGATACCTCCAACGGGCGATACCTTATTGCAGGGGATACCATCGGGGTGTATGAAAACTGGAGTGGAAACAAAGAAATGCCGCATGTTCCGCAGGGCATTCACTGGAATCTGGAGGATTATTTCCGGACATTTAAGAAAATGGAACGGCTGGAGGCGGAAGTGCTGCCGGCTCATGATTTTCGCGTACTGGAACATGCAAGTTTTGGAGGTGACGGATCATAA
- a CDS encoding TRAP transporter small permease produces MINVISRIKTTINQSIMIVASVLTVLLVISALWQVISRFIGMPSTFTEELLRFMLIWVAFLGATYAFGSREQLAIIFLKNKLRGRPAFSLQLLIDIIVIVFVFAVLVVGGLDISSITMNQVSPILGIPMGYIYYILPISGILIIFYQVINIFENIIGLKDPDRTDLDEGGQH; encoded by the coding sequence ATGATAAATGTTATTTCCAGAATAAAAACCACGATTAATCAATCCATCATGATAGTAGCTTCAGTATTAACGGTGCTTTTGGTCATTTCGGCTCTCTGGCAGGTGATCAGCAGATTCATTGGAATGCCAAGTACCTTTACTGAGGAGTTGCTTCGTTTTATGTTAATCTGGGTGGCATTTCTCGGAGCTACTTATGCTTTTGGCAGCCGGGAACAGTTAGCGATTATTTTTCTGAAAAATAAACTGCGGGGAAGACCCGCTTTTTCCCTTCAGTTATTAATTGACATCATAGTCATTGTATTCGTTTTTGCGGTACTTGTAGTAGGAGGATTAGATATATCTTCCATTACTATGAATCAAGTTTCTCCAATCCTCGGTATTCCAATGGGATACATTTATTATATACTGCCGATCTCGGGTATCTTGATTATTTTTTATCAAGTTATTAACATATTTGAAAATATTATTGGATTAAAAGATCCGGATAGAACGGATTTGGATGAAGGGGGGCAGCACTAA
- a CDS encoding TRAP transporter substrate-binding protein, with the protein MKKSLGLMLGTLLVVSACGNEGESDSGNGSSNESGNNEASSGDESGGNDENDSAEASGEAVTLQLGHNLAEDHPVHLGLERFAEVVDEESDGTMEIDIYPNAVLGDEREVLEQVQGGGVDLTKVSASALEGFASQYAVFSLPYVFEDEEHFFEAMNSETTQNLFEETEEQGFIGLTWYDSGARSFYTQDTPIEHPDDLEGMRMRVMDSQTQIDMMEALGGAPTPMPYNEIYTGLQQGVVDGAESNPTALTNGNHGEVAKAFSFDEHARIPDLLVVSADAWNELTDEQQEIMNTASEESTEYQIELWAEAVDEAMVEAEEEMGVEFHYPDKEPFREAVEPMHEEYRQDENIAELMDAFEELR; encoded by the coding sequence ATGAAAAAATCTCTAGGTTTAATGCTGGGTACTCTTTTGGTGGTAAGTGCGTGCGGGAATGAAGGAGAAAGTGACTCCGGCAATGGTTCAAGTAATGAGTCCGGTAATAATGAAGCATCATCAGGCGATGAAAGTGGAGGGAATGATGAGAATGATTCTGCAGAGGCTTCAGGGGAAGCAGTAACGTTGCAGCTCGGTCATAACCTTGCGGAAGATCATCCAGTCCATTTAGGTTTGGAAAGGTTTGCAGAAGTCGTTGATGAAGAATCAGACGGAACGATGGAAATAGATATTTACCCAAATGCTGTTTTAGGTGATGAAAGGGAAGTTCTGGAACAAGTACAGGGAGGCGGAGTTGATTTAACGAAAGTAAGCGCGTCTGCTCTGGAAGGTTTCGCATCTCAATATGCTGTGTTCAGCCTTCCTTATGTGTTCGAAGATGAAGAGCACTTTTTTGAAGCAATGAATTCCGAAACAACTCAAAATTTATTTGAAGAAACAGAAGAGCAGGGCTTTATTGGTTTGACGTGGTATGACTCAGGGGCAAGAAGTTTTTATACCCAAGATACGCCTATTGAACATCCTGATGATCTTGAGGGAATGAGGATGCGGGTAATGGATAGTCAAACTCAAATCGATATGATGGAAGCACTCGGGGGAGCACCTACTCCTATGCCTTACAACGAAATTTATACTGGGTTACAACAAGGGGTTGTCGATGGTGCAGAAAGTAATCCTACGGCCCTGACGAATGGTAATCATGGAGAAGTTGCTAAAGCATTTTCATTTGACGAGCATGCACGCATTCCGGATCTATTAGTGGTAAGTGCAGATGCCTGGAACGAATTGACTGATGAACAGCAGGAGATTATGAATACAGCTTCTGAAGAATCTACAGAATATCAAATCGAACTATGGGCGGAAGCTGTAGATGAAGCTATGGTAGAAGCTGAAGAAGAAATGGGAGTAGAATTCCACTACCCGGACAAAGAACCTTTCAGAGAAGCAGTTGAACCGATGCACGAGGAATACCGCCAGGATGAAAACATTGCAGAATTGATGGATGCGTTTGAAGAGCTGCGTTAA
- a CDS encoding tartrate dehydrogenase, whose protein sequence is MGKVFHIASIPGDGIGPEVVKEGFKVLQEIEDQDGSFRFESREFPWGCEYYHKYGKMMDDDGITQLKTFDAIYLGAVGYPGVPDHISLWDLLLKIRKSFDQYVNIRPIKLLEGAESPLLPAYHDIDMLVIRENSEGEYAGAGDRLFQGTPDEVALQTGVFSRKGTERIIRYAFEEANASGKSVTSISKGNALNYSMVFWDEVFQEVSEEYPHINTYSYLVDAASMFFVTDPSRFEVVVTSNLFGDILTDLGAGLTGGLGLAAGANINPTREYPSMFEPIHGSAPDIAGKQKANPLAAIWSVSQMLDFFGEEEWGTKVLKAVEKTMTDGDVLTPDMGGTATTAEVGTKVVECLKQMK, encoded by the coding sequence TTGGGAAAAGTATTTCATATCGCAAGTATTCCCGGTGACGGGATCGGGCCGGAAGTAGTCAAAGAAGGGTTTAAAGTACTGCAGGAAATTGAGGATCAGGACGGGTCTTTCCGGTTTGAATCCAGGGAATTTCCGTGGGGCTGCGAATATTATCATAAGTACGGCAAAATGATGGACGACGACGGAATAACTCAGCTGAAAACGTTTGATGCTATTTACCTTGGAGCCGTTGGCTATCCCGGAGTGCCGGATCATATTTCCCTGTGGGATCTTCTGTTGAAAATCAGAAAATCGTTCGATCAATACGTGAATATCCGCCCGATTAAGCTGTTGGAAGGTGCGGAATCTCCGCTCCTTCCCGCCTATCATGATATCGATATGCTTGTGATCCGGGAAAACAGCGAAGGCGAATACGCCGGTGCGGGAGACCGGCTGTTCCAGGGCACACCGGATGAAGTCGCGCTCCAGACGGGGGTCTTTTCCAGAAAAGGGACCGAGCGCATTATCCGCTACGCTTTTGAAGAAGCCAACGCATCCGGAAAATCTGTGACGAGCATCAGTAAAGGCAATGCGTTAAATTATTCGATGGTTTTCTGGGATGAAGTATTTCAAGAAGTGAGTGAAGAATACCCTCACATCAACACCTATTCCTACCTCGTTGATGCCGCCAGCATGTTTTTCGTGACCGACCCTTCCCGCTTTGAAGTCGTCGTCACGTCCAATTTATTCGGGGATATTTTAACCGACTTAGGCGCCGGACTCACGGGAGGTCTTGGACTTGCTGCAGGGGCCAACATCAACCCGACGAGAGAGTACCCGTCGATGTTCGAACCGATTCACGGATCCGCTCCCGACATCGCCGGGAAGCAGAAAGCGAACCCGCTTGCAGCGATCTGGTCGGTCAGTCAAATGCTCGACTTCTTCGGAGAAGAGGAATGGGGAACAAAAGTATTGAAAGCGGTGGAAAAAACAATGACCGACGGCGATGTCCTAACCCCTGATATGGGAGGCACCGCAACGACGGCAGAAGTCGGAACGAAGGTTGTCGAGTGTCTCAAGCAGATGAAATAG
- a CDS encoding TRAP transporter large permease, with protein sequence MAVQGALLLFGSFFLLLAIGVPISISIGIASLSTVILTLPLNTILFTAAQNFVGGINSFALLAVIFFILSGSIMNNGGIAIRLVNLAKIIAGRLPGSLAHTNVVGNMLFGSISGSAVAAAAAIGSVMSPMQEKEGYKKSYSAAVNIASSPIGLLIPPSGALIIYSLVSGGTSISALFMAGYLPGILMGLGVMFVAYRIAKKEDYKTQVTLPLREKFSVILQAVPSLFMIVVVIGGIVGGIFTATEGAAVAVLYSLILAIVYKSLKFSDVPKIMRETVVMTGIVLFLVGASSVMSWAMAVTRIPNAISDAILGVSQNEIVILLIIMFTLLVIGTFMDLTPAILIFTPIFLPIVTTIGVDPVHFGIIMVFNLAIGIMTPPVGSALFVGCSVGGVTIEAVIPTLIKIFTVLIILLAMVVFIPQISLIIPELLGLL encoded by the coding sequence ATAGCTGTACAGGGAGCTTTACTATTATTCGGCAGCTTTTTTCTTCTGCTTGCAATAGGAGTTCCAATATCTATCAGCATTGGTATTGCCTCTTTATCAACTGTTATATTAACACTTCCATTAAATACCATTTTATTTACTGCCGCTCAGAACTTCGTTGGAGGGATAAATAGTTTTGCTTTGCTTGCTGTTATCTTTTTCATCCTGTCCGGAAGCATTATGAACAATGGTGGTATAGCCATAAGGTTAGTCAATTTAGCTAAAATTATCGCCGGCCGTCTTCCAGGGTCGCTTGCCCATACGAATGTAGTTGGTAATATGCTTTTTGGATCGATATCCGGGTCAGCGGTAGCAGCTGCAGCAGCGATTGGCAGTGTCATGTCCCCCATGCAGGAAAAAGAAGGCTATAAAAAATCCTATTCAGCTGCTGTAAACATTGCTTCTTCCCCTATTGGTCTGTTGATACCTCCAAGTGGAGCGTTAATTATTTACTCTCTTGTCAGCGGAGGAACTTCTATTTCGGCATTATTTATGGCCGGCTACCTGCCTGGTATTTTAATGGGGCTTGGAGTTATGTTCGTAGCTTACAGAATAGCCAAAAAAGAAGATTACAAAACTCAGGTTACGCTTCCTCTAAGAGAAAAGTTCAGCGTTATTTTGCAGGCTGTACCGAGTCTTTTTATGATCGTGGTAGTTATTGGGGGAATCGTAGGAGGTATATTCACAGCTACAGAAGGTGCTGCGGTTGCTGTCCTTTACTCCTTGATCTTAGCGATTGTATATAAAAGCCTTAAGTTCAGTGATGTACCTAAAATAATGAGAGAAACAGTAGTAATGACAGGTATTGTCTTATTTCTTGTAGGTGCTTCCTCCGTCATGTCATGGGCTATGGCTGTGACAAGAATTCCAAATGCAATAAGTGATGCGATTTTAGGAGTATCTCAGAATGAAATAGTAATTCTGTTAATTATTATGTTTACACTGCTCGTCATTGGCACATTTATGGATTTAACTCCTGCTATTTTGATATTCACACCCATCTTCCTGCCGATTGTTACTACGATAGGGGTGGATCCCGTACATTTTGGAATCATTATGGTTTTCAATTTAGCTATCGGTATTATGACACCTCCTGTCGGCAGCGCTTTATTTGTAGGGTGCAGCGTAGGTGGAGTCACGATAGAAGCAGTTATTCCGACTCTTATAAAAATATTCACTGTACTGATTATTCTTTTAGCGATGGTAGTGTTCATCCCGCAGATCAGTTTAATAATTCCAGAGCTATTAGGATTGCTCTAA
- a CDS encoding ROK family transcriptional regulator has translation MFKGDASYIKNMNRKIILETLIQEKQASRSELARKTGLNKATISVQIQDLLDEQLIIERAQETATSVGRKPIILELNHSAGFTIGLDIDENFLSIILMNLQGDFLYEAGEILSGNKPAEVMNEVAGIIEPIIKNFADKYKPLGLLGIGIGIHGIVNNEGMIVFTPKQQWSNISCEQFFQSKFQCPVYVNNNANFSVFAEQLYDGNTSDLFCLSISSGIGLGIMKDKQIYRGYGGFAGEIGHMIIESNGLKCPCGNNGCLELYASEKAILKKLDNLFPNASEEEKIKSLLSNENSMLDYFIHYVSIGLNNVINIFNPEKLIINSSILSQDDNLIPELEKKLQSRFNHYKDIRISKLGKKACPIGAAAYALRGSLKVESFHFVNLKALPHKADSK, from the coding sequence ATGTTTAAAGGAGATGCCTCCTATATAAAAAACATGAACCGGAAAATTATCTTAGAAACATTAATTCAAGAAAAACAAGCATCAAGAAGTGAGCTGGCAAGAAAAACAGGATTAAATAAAGCGACTATTTCAGTCCAGATACAGGATTTATTAGATGAACAGCTTATAATTGAGCGGGCCCAGGAAACTGCTACTTCCGTTGGACGAAAGCCCATCATTTTAGAGCTTAATCATTCTGCCGGCTTTACAATCGGCCTTGATATTGATGAAAACTTTTTATCAATCATACTTATGAACTTACAGGGGGATTTTTTGTATGAAGCAGGGGAAATTCTTTCAGGGAATAAACCTGCTGAAGTAATGAATGAGGTCGCCGGAATAATCGAACCGATCATTAAAAATTTCGCGGATAAATATAAACCGTTGGGACTTCTCGGTATTGGCATCGGTATACACGGCATTGTTAATAACGAAGGAATGATTGTCTTTACTCCAAAGCAGCAGTGGTCAAATATATCCTGTGAACAGTTTTTTCAGTCAAAATTTCAATGCCCTGTTTATGTGAATAATAACGCTAACTTCAGCGTATTTGCTGAACAGCTTTATGACGGAAATACCTCGGATCTGTTCTGTCTTTCCATCTCTTCAGGTATTGGTTTGGGTATCATGAAAGACAAACAAATTTATCGCGGCTATGGAGGCTTTGCCGGAGAAATAGGACATATGATTATTGAAAGCAACGGATTGAAATGTCCCTGCGGAAACAATGGCTGTCTGGAACTTTATGCTTCTGAAAAAGCTATATTAAAAAAGTTGGATAACCTGTTTCCAAATGCTTCGGAGGAGGAAAAAATAAAATCTTTATTATCAAATGAAAATAGTATGCTGGACTATTTCATTCATTACGTTTCCATTGGATTAAACAATGTTATTAACATATTCAATCCCGAGAAATTAATTATTAATAGTTCCATTCTCAGTCAAGACGACAATTTAATACCTGAACTGGAAAAGAAGCTGCAATCTCGTTTCAACCATTATAAAGACATACGTATATCAAAATTAGGAAAAAAGGCTTGCCCTATTGGAGCCGCAGCCTATGCTTTAAGGGGATCTTTAAAGGTGGAAAGTTTTCACTTCGTGAATTTAAAGGCTCTTCCTCACAAAGCGGACTCCAAGTGA